One Mycobacterium kubicae genomic window carries:
- the mtrB gene encoding MtrAB system histidine kinase MtrB, whose translation MMWGSRRRIRGHRWGRSAPMTRGLSALSRAVAIAWRRSLQLRVVALTLGLSLAVILALGFVLTSQVTNRVLDIKVKAAIDQIERARTTVTGIVNGEETRSLDSSLQLARNTLTSKTDPASGAGLAGAFDAMLVVPGDGPRAASTAGPVDQVPSSLRGFVKAGQAAYQYATVHTDGFSGPALIVGTPTSSRVANLELYLIFPLANEQATITLVRGTMATGGLVLLVLLAGIALLVSRQVVVPVRSASRIAERFADGHLSERMPVRGEDDMARLAVSFNDMAESLSRQITQLEEFGNLQRRFTSDVSHELRTPLTTVRMAADLIYDHSADLDPALRRSTELMVNELDRFESLLSDLLEISRHDAGVAELSVEAVDLRTTVNSALVNVGHLAEDAGIELLVDMPAEEVIAEVDARRVERILRNLIANAIDHAEHKPVRIRMGADEDTVAVTVRDYGVGLRPGEEKLVFSRFWRSDPSRVRRSGGTGLGLAISIEDARLHQGRLEAWGEPGNGACFRLTLPLVRGHKVTTSPLPMKPVPQPNGQPAAQPIAPEPKVRPREHAERSG comes from the coding sequence GTGATGTGGGGCTCGCGGAGACGCATCAGAGGTCACCGCTGGGGGCGAAGTGCCCCCATGACGCGCGGCTTGAGCGCGCTGAGTCGCGCCGTCGCGATCGCCTGGCGCCGGTCTTTGCAGCTGCGGGTCGTGGCGTTGACGCTGGGGCTTTCGCTGGCGGTGATCCTGGCCCTGGGTTTCGTGCTGACCAGTCAGGTCACCAACCGCGTCCTCGACATCAAGGTCAAGGCGGCGATCGACCAGATCGAGCGGGCGCGCACCACCGTGACCGGAATCGTCAACGGTGAGGAAACGCGCTCGCTGGACAGCAGCCTGCAACTGGCGCGCAATACCCTGACGTCCAAGACGGATCCCGCCTCGGGCGCCGGCCTGGCCGGCGCCTTCGACGCGATGCTGGTGGTGCCCGGTGACGGGCCGCGCGCCGCGTCCACCGCCGGGCCGGTCGACCAGGTGCCCAGCTCGCTGCGCGGCTTCGTCAAGGCCGGGCAGGCGGCCTACCAATACGCGACCGTGCACACCGATGGCTTCTCCGGACCGGCCCTGATCGTCGGCACCCCGACATCGTCGCGGGTGGCCAACCTCGAGCTCTACCTCATCTTCCCGCTGGCCAATGAGCAGGCCACCATCACGCTGGTTCGCGGCACCATGGCCACCGGCGGGCTGGTACTGCTGGTGCTGCTGGCCGGGATCGCGCTGCTGGTGTCGCGGCAGGTGGTGGTGCCGGTGCGCTCGGCGTCGCGGATCGCCGAGCGGTTCGCCGACGGGCATCTGTCCGAACGCATGCCGGTGCGCGGCGAGGACGACATGGCCCGGCTCGCGGTGTCGTTCAACGACATGGCCGAGAGCCTGTCGCGGCAGATCACTCAGCTCGAAGAATTCGGCAACCTGCAGCGCCGCTTCACCTCCGACGTCAGTCACGAACTGCGCACCCCGCTGACCACCGTGCGGATGGCCGCCGACTTGATCTATGACCACAGCGCCGACCTCGACCCGGCGCTGCGCCGGTCCACCGAGTTGATGGTCAACGAGCTGGACCGGTTCGAGAGCCTGCTCAGCGATCTGCTGGAGATCTCCCGGCACGACGCCGGTGTCGCCGAGCTGTCGGTCGAGGCGGTCGACCTGCGCACCACCGTCAACAGCGCACTGGTCAACGTCGGCCACCTCGCCGAGGATGCCGGCATCGAGCTCCTCGTCGACATGCCCGCCGAGGAGGTCATCGCCGAGGTCGACGCGCGCCGGGTCGAACGCATCCTGCGCAACCTGATCGCCAACGCCATCGACCACGCCGAGCACAAGCCGGTGCGCATCCGGATGGGCGCCGACGAAGACACCGTCGCGGTCACCGTGCGCGACTACGGCGTGGGATTGCGGCCGGGGGAGGAGAAGCTGGTGTTCAGCCGGTTCTGGCGCTCGGACCCGTCGCGGGTGCGGCGCTCCGGCGGCACCGGCCTGGGCCTGGCCATCAGCATCGAAGACGCCCGGTTGCATCAGGGCCGACTGGAAGCCTGGGGGGAGCCGGGCAACGGCGCCTGCTTCCGGCTCACGCTGCCCCTGGTGCGCGGGCACAAGGTGACCACCAGCCCGCTGCCGATGAAGCCCGTTCCGCAACCCAACGGTCAGCCGGCCGCCCAACCGATTGCCCCCGAGCCCAAAGTCCGCCCGCGTGAACACGCCGAGCGGAGCGGCTGA
- a CDS encoding rubredoxin, with the protein MTSPASNAYQCPVCDYVYDEAKGDAREGFPPGTGWDQIPEDWCCPDCSVREKVDFQPIGASK; encoded by the coding sequence ATGACGAGCCCGGCGTCAAACGCCTACCAGTGCCCTGTCTGCGACTACGTCTACGACGAGGCCAAAGGCGACGCCCGCGAAGGCTTCCCCCCGGGCACCGGATGGGACCAGATCCCCGAGGACTGGTGCTGCCCGGACTGCTCGGTGCGCGAAAAGGTCGATTTCCAACCGATAGGAGCGAGCAAATGA
- the lpqB gene encoding MtrAB system accessory lipoprotein LpqB, which translates to MRRLLALLMVALLLGGCASVPSSSAPQAIGTVERPAPSNLPKPTPGMDPDVLLREFLKATADPANRHLAARQFLTQSASNSWDDAGSALLIDHVVFVETRGAERVSANMRADILGSLSDMGVFETADGQLPDPGPIELVKTSGGWRIDRLPNGVFLDWQQFQATYKRNTLYFADPTGKTVVPDPRYVAVSDHDQLATELVSKVLAGPRPEMVHSVRNLLSPPLRLRGPVTRADGGKSGVGKGYGGARVDLEKLATTDPHSRTLLAAQIIWTLARADIRGPYVINADGAPLDDRFVQGWNTSDVAATDPGVADGAGAGLHALVSGSLVKLDGQRVTTVPGAFGRMGDQTGAALSRNGRQVAAVVTLRRGAPDMAASLWIGDLGGEAVQSADGHNLSRPSWSLDDAVWVVVDTNNVLRAIQEPASGQPARIPVDSNAIASRFPGPITDLQLSRDGTRAAMVIDGQVILASVEQTQAGQFALTYPRRLGFGLGSSVVSLYWRTSDDIVVTRNDATHPVSYVNLDGVNSDAPSHGLQIPLFAIAANPSTVYVSAPQGVLQYSPSAAENPQGWSDVAGLVIAGAAPVLPG; encoded by the coding sequence ATGCGCCGGCTGCTGGCCCTGTTGATGGTCGCCCTGCTGCTCGGTGGTTGCGCGAGCGTGCCCAGCTCCTCGGCCCCGCAAGCCATCGGCACCGTGGAACGGCCCGCACCGTCGAACCTGCCCAAGCCGACCCCCGGCATGGACCCCGATGTGCTGCTGCGCGAATTCCTCAAAGCCACCGCCGACCCGGCCAACCGCCATCTGGCCGCACGCCAGTTCCTCACCCAATCGGCGTCCAACTCCTGGGACGACGCCGGTAGCGCACTGCTGATCGACCACGTCGTCTTCGTCGAAACCCGCGGCGCGGAACGGGTTTCGGCCAACATGCGCGCAGACATCCTGGGTTCGTTGTCCGACATGGGCGTCTTCGAGACCGCCGATGGCCAGCTGCCGGATCCCGGACCCATCGAGTTGGTCAAGACCTCCGGCGGATGGCGCATTGACCGGCTGCCCAACGGGGTGTTTCTGGACTGGCAGCAGTTCCAGGCCACCTACAAGCGCAACACGTTGTACTTCGCCGACCCCACCGGCAAAACGGTGGTCCCGGATCCGCGCTACGTCGCGGTGTCCGACCACGACCAGCTGGCCACCGAGCTCGTCTCCAAGGTGCTGGCCGGGCCCCGCCCGGAGATGGTGCACAGCGTGCGCAACCTGCTGTCCCCGCCGCTGCGGCTACGCGGACCGGTGACCCGCGCCGACGGCGGCAAGAGCGGGGTGGGCAAGGGGTACGGCGGCGCGCGCGTCGATCTGGAGAAGCTGGCCACCACCGACCCGCACAGCCGGACATTGCTTGCCGCACAGATCATTTGGACGCTGGCGCGCGCGGATATCCGGGGCCCGTATGTGATCAACGCCGACGGCGCCCCGCTCGACGACCGATTCGTGCAGGGTTGGAACACCTCCGACGTCGCCGCCACCGACCCCGGTGTCGCCGACGGCGCCGGAGCCGGCCTGCATGCGCTGGTCAGTGGGTCGCTGGTCAAGTTGGACGGACAGCGGGTCACCACCGTGCCCGGCGCGTTCGGCCGGATGGGGGATCAGACCGGTGCGGCGCTGTCGCGCAATGGCCGGCAAGTGGCCGCGGTGGTCACCCTGCGCCGCGGCGCGCCCGACATGGCGGCGTCACTGTGGATCGGTGACCTCGGGGGCGAGGCCGTGCAGTCGGCGGACGGACACAACCTGTCGCGGCCGAGCTGGTCGCTGGACGACGCGGTGTGGGTGGTGGTCGACACCAACAACGTGCTGCGCGCGATTCAGGAGCCGGCGTCCGGGCAGCCGGCGCGAATTCCGGTGGATTCCAACGCAATCGCCTCCCGGTTCCCCGGTCCCATCACCGACTTGCAGCTGTCCCGGGACGGCACCCGGGCCGCGATGGTGATCGACGGGCAGGTGATCCTGGCCAGTGTCGAGCAGACGCAGGCGGGCCAGTTCGCGCTGACCTACCCACGGCGGCTGGGTTTCGGCCTGGGCTCTTCGGTGGTGTCGCTGTACTGGCGCACCAGCGACGACATCGTCGTCACCCGCAACGACGCCACTCATCCGGTGTCGTATGTGAACCTCGACGGCGTCAACTCCGATGCGCCGTCCCACGGCCTGCAGATCCCGCTGTTCGCGATCGCGGCCAACCCCTCCACGGTGTACGTCTCCGCGCCCCAGGGGGTGCTGCAGTATTCGCCGTCGGCCGCGGAAAATCCGCAGGGCTGGTCGGATGTGGCCGGCCTGGTGATCGCGGGCGCGGCGCCGGTACTGCCGGGATGA
- a CDS encoding helix-turn-helix transcriptional regulator: MPETSALGQFLRARRSRVQPADIGLPAGGRRRVTGLRREEVAVLAGISTDYYVRLEQGREDNPSDQVLEAIGRALQLDEQAVAYMRNLTHRDDARVDSFQQLHPAIQVLIDSWPLTIGHVVDPGLTVVAANKLATAFSPHYSVGANTLRALFVEPDMRHFHRNWKPLTAWAVPLIRALYGQHPDPALLSLVAELHDTSPRFRQLWARHDVRQVAAGVMLVNHPRVGPLDLNYQQMMLPSTGHWLVAYWADAGSASEAALRRLVSH; this comes from the coding sequence TTGCCCGAAACATCTGCCCTCGGACAATTCCTGCGGGCCCGGCGAAGCCGGGTACAGCCGGCCGATATCGGTTTGCCTGCCGGTGGACGCCGCCGAGTCACAGGGTTGCGCCGAGAGGAAGTCGCAGTGCTCGCCGGCATCAGCACCGACTACTACGTGCGTCTGGAGCAAGGGCGAGAAGATAATCCGTCGGATCAGGTGCTTGAGGCCATTGGCCGGGCTCTACAGCTGGACGAGCAAGCCGTCGCGTACATGCGCAATTTGACCCACCGTGACGACGCTCGTGTCGACTCGTTCCAACAGCTTCATCCGGCGATCCAGGTCTTGATCGACAGTTGGCCGCTCACGATCGGGCACGTCGTCGACCCGGGCCTAACCGTGGTCGCCGCCAACAAGTTGGCCACGGCGTTCTCGCCCCACTACTCGGTGGGAGCCAACACGCTACGGGCATTGTTCGTAGAGCCGGACATGCGCCATTTCCACCGCAACTGGAAGCCGTTGACCGCGTGGGCGGTGCCCTTGATTCGTGCCTTGTATGGTCAGCACCCAGATCCGGCTTTGCTGAGCCTGGTTGCCGAGTTGCATGACACCAGCCCACGGTTCAGACAATTGTGGGCCCGACACGACGTGAGACAGGTAGCCGCCGGAGTCATGTTGGTGAACCATCCGCGGGTAGGACCCCTGGATCTCAACTATCAGCAGATGATGTTGCCGTCGACCGGTCACTGGCTCGTCGCGTACTGGGCCGATGCCGGTTCTGCGTCCGAGGCCGCGCTGCGCCGCCTGGTCAGTCATTGA
- a CDS encoding alkane 1-monooxygenase translates to MTTQYQSELPELPAAQWRDKKRHLWLLGLIAPTALFVMLPIIWAMNHLGWHAGAQVPLWIGPILVYVLLPLLDLRFGPDGQNPPDEVMERLENDKYYRYCTYLYIPFQYLSVLLGAYLFTASDLHWLGFDGGLGWAGKLGLALSVGVLGGVGINTAHEMGHKKDSLERWLSKITLAQTCYGHFYIEHNRGHHVRVSTPEDPASARFGETFWEFLPRSVLGSLRSAVKLEAQRIRRQGNSPWHPKTYLSNDVLNAWAMSLVLWGALIAVFGWGLLPFVVIQAVFGFSLLEAVNYLEHYGLLRQKNANGRYERCAPVHSWNSDHIVTNLFLYHLQRHSDHHANPTRRYQTLRSMEGSPNLPSGYASMISLTYFPPLWRKVMDHRVLAHYDGDITKVNVQPRLREKMLARYGGAA, encoded by the coding sequence ATGACCACCCAGTACCAATCCGAACTCCCCGAGCTGCCCGCAGCACAGTGGCGCGACAAGAAGCGCCACCTGTGGCTGCTGGGCCTGATCGCCCCGACGGCGCTGTTCGTGATGCTGCCGATCATCTGGGCTATGAACCACCTGGGCTGGCACGCCGGCGCACAGGTGCCGCTGTGGATCGGCCCGATCCTGGTCTACGTCCTGCTGCCGCTGCTGGACCTGCGCTTCGGACCCGACGGCCAGAACCCGCCTGATGAGGTGATGGAGCGGCTGGAAAACGACAAGTACTACCGCTACTGCACCTACCTCTACATCCCCTTCCAGTACCTGAGCGTGCTGCTGGGCGCCTACCTGTTCACCGCGTCGGACCTGCACTGGCTGGGCTTCGACGGCGGACTGGGGTGGGCCGGCAAGCTCGGCCTGGCGCTGTCGGTCGGTGTGCTCGGCGGCGTCGGCATCAACACCGCGCACGAGATGGGCCACAAGAAGGACTCCCTGGAGCGCTGGCTGTCCAAGATCACGCTGGCGCAGACCTGCTACGGCCACTTCTACATCGAGCACAACCGCGGCCACCATGTCCGCGTCTCGACGCCGGAGGACCCCGCCTCGGCGCGCTTCGGGGAGACGTTCTGGGAGTTCCTGCCGCGCAGCGTCCTCGGCAGCCTGCGTTCTGCGGTCAAGCTGGAGGCGCAGCGCATCCGCCGCCAGGGCAACAGCCCGTGGCACCCCAAGACCTACCTGTCCAACGATGTGCTCAACGCGTGGGCCATGTCGCTGGTGCTGTGGGGCGCGTTGATCGCGGTGTTCGGGTGGGGCCTGCTGCCGTTCGTCGTCATCCAGGCGGTCTTCGGCTTCAGCCTGCTGGAAGCCGTCAACTACCTCGAGCACTACGGGCTGTTGCGGCAGAAGAACGCGAACGGCCGCTACGAGCGGTGCGCGCCGGTGCACAGCTGGAACTCCGACCACATCGTCACCAACCTGTTCCTCTACCACCTGCAGCGGCACAGCGACCACCACGCCAACCCCACCCGGCGCTACCAGACGCTGCGCAGCATGGAAGGGTCGCCGAACCTGCCCAGCGGGTACGCGTCGATGATCTCGCTGACCTACTTCCCGCCGTTGTGGCGCAAGGTGATGGACCACCGGGTACTCGCGCACTACGACGGCGACATCACCAAGGTGAACGTGCAACCGCGGCTGCGGGAGAAGATGCTGGCTCGGTATGGCGGTGCCGCATGA
- a CDS encoding cytochrome P450 family protein translates to MSQNDCRVATEPVPAQPLPRLGRAFVQNPHATYSQLRASGPACRVAMWGGHHVWLITRYAEAKAALVDPRLSKNWRAVMELYPAGRDSPHQSVLYSHMLLQDPPDHTRLRKLVTKAFTVRSVQRMRPTIGRIADELLDPIAATAAAHGVVDLMESYALQLPLRVISELLGVPPEVRSAFRRHVEPLLTTANPDELSAAEEALAELLARLIDAKRQVPTEDLLGALVQTSVADDELSPDELVSTAFLLILAGYETTVNLIGNGVLALLCNPAQLAAVRANSALLPQAVEEFLRIESPLNMATQRFTTEAVTVGDVEIPAGQPVLVALLSANHDDRQFDDPHRLDVTRTPNPHLAFGYGIHHCLGAPLARLEGEIAIGRLLARFTRISLCDNFSPEYRSSTLMRGLTALPVRLSVT, encoded by the coding sequence ATGAGCCAGAACGACTGCCGGGTCGCAACAGAGCCTGTCCCGGCGCAGCCCTTGCCTCGGCTTGGCCGGGCCTTCGTCCAGAATCCGCACGCCACCTACAGCCAGCTCCGCGCCAGCGGCCCAGCGTGTCGCGTCGCGATGTGGGGTGGCCATCACGTCTGGCTGATCACCCGATATGCCGAGGCGAAAGCTGCTTTGGTCGATCCACGGCTGAGCAAGAACTGGCGTGCGGTGATGGAGCTCTACCCGGCAGGCAGAGACAGCCCGCATCAGTCGGTGCTCTACAGCCACATGCTGCTCCAGGACCCGCCTGACCACACTCGGTTGCGCAAACTGGTCACCAAAGCCTTCACTGTCCGCAGCGTGCAACGGATGCGGCCGACGATTGGCCGCATCGCCGACGAACTGCTCGATCCCATCGCAGCCACCGCCGCCGCGCACGGGGTGGTGGACCTGATGGAGTCGTACGCGCTCCAGTTGCCACTACGGGTGATCAGCGAGTTACTCGGCGTGCCGCCGGAGGTGCGCAGCGCCTTTCGCAGGCACGTTGAGCCTCTCTTGACCACCGCCAACCCCGATGAGTTAAGCGCCGCCGAGGAGGCGCTGGCCGAACTGTTGGCCAGATTGATCGATGCCAAGCGTCAGGTGCCCACCGAAGACCTGCTGGGCGCTTTGGTGCAAACGTCGGTTGCCGATGATGAACTGTCCCCGGACGAGCTGGTGTCGACCGCTTTCCTGCTGATCTTGGCGGGCTACGAGACCACGGTGAACCTCATCGGCAATGGCGTCCTGGCGTTGTTGTGCAATCCAGCTCAGCTGGCGGCAGTGCGCGCCAATAGCGCACTGTTACCGCAGGCCGTCGAGGAATTTCTGCGCATCGAGAGCCCACTCAATATGGCCACCCAACGGTTCACCACCGAGGCTGTGACAGTCGGCGACGTCGAGATACCGGCGGGTCAACCGGTGTTGGTGGCGCTGCTTTCGGCCAACCACGACGACCGCCAGTTCGACGATCCCCATCGCCTCGACGTGACCAGAACGCCCAACCCACATCTCGCGTTCGGCTACGGCATTCACCATTGCCTGGGCGCGCCACTGGCGCGCCTCGAGGGGGAGATCGCGATTGGTCGGCTGCTTGCCCGATTCACGCGAATCAGCTTGTGTGACAACTTTTCTCCCGAGTACCGCAGCAGCACTTTGATGCGTGGCCTGACCGCGCTTCCGGTCCGTTTATCGGTGACGTGA
- the mtrA gene encoding two-component system response regulator MtrA, translating to MEAMRQRILVVDDDASLAEMLTIVLRGEGFDTAVIGDGTQALTAVRELRPDLVLLDLMLPGMNGIDVCRVLRADSGVPIVMLTAKTDTVDVVLGLESGADDYIMKPFKPKELVARVRARLRRNDDEPAEMLSIADVDIDVPAHKVTRNGEQISLTPLEFDLLVALARKPRQVFTRDVLLEQVWGYRHPADTRLVNVHVQRLRAKVEKDPENPTVVLTVRGVGYKAGPP from the coding sequence ATGGAGGCCATGAGGCAAAGGATTCTCGTCGTCGACGACGACGCTTCGCTGGCCGAGATGCTCACCATCGTGTTGCGTGGGGAGGGTTTCGACACCGCAGTCATCGGTGACGGCACTCAGGCCCTGACCGCGGTGCGCGAGCTGCGCCCGGATCTGGTGCTGTTGGACTTGATGCTGCCCGGCATGAACGGCATCGACGTGTGCCGCGTGCTGCGCGCCGACTCCGGCGTGCCGATCGTCATGCTCACGGCCAAGACCGACACCGTGGACGTGGTGCTCGGCCTGGAGTCCGGCGCGGACGACTACATCATGAAGCCGTTCAAGCCCAAGGAGCTGGTGGCCCGGGTGCGGGCCCGGCTGCGCCGCAACGACGACGAGCCCGCCGAGATGCTCTCGATCGCCGATGTCGACATCGACGTCCCGGCGCACAAGGTCACCCGTAACGGCGAGCAGATTTCGCTGACACCGCTCGAGTTCGACCTGTTGGTCGCGTTGGCGCGCAAACCGCGTCAGGTGTTTACTCGTGATGTGCTGCTCGAACAGGTATGGGGATACCGGCACCCGGCGGATACCCGCCTGGTGAATGTGCACGTCCAGCGTCTGCGGGCCAAGGTCGAGAAAGACCCTGAGAACCCGACTGTGGTGTTGACCGTTCGAGGAGTGGGATACAAGGCCGGACCTCCGTGA
- a CDS encoding dTMP kinase: MLIAIEGVDGSGKRTLTDGLRAAFESAGKSVTTLAFPRYGQAVTADIAAEALHGEHGDLSSSVYAMALLFALDRAAAIAQIEGLTRDYDVVILDRYVASNAAYSAARLHQDAAGEAVAWVQRLEYQRLGLPAPDWQVLLAVPTELAGQRARSRAEADPGRARDSYERDDGLQHRTGAVYAQLAAAGWGGRWLVVDADVDPSALAATLASSKG, encoded by the coding sequence GTGCTGATCGCGATCGAAGGTGTCGACGGTTCGGGCAAGCGCACGTTGACCGACGGGCTGCGGGCGGCGTTCGAATCCGCCGGCAAGTCGGTGACCACGCTGGCGTTCCCGCGGTACGGCCAAGCGGTGACCGCGGACATCGCGGCCGAGGCGCTGCACGGCGAGCACGGTGATCTGTCGTCCTCGGTCTATGCAATGGCGCTGCTGTTCGCGCTCGACCGCGCCGCCGCCATCGCGCAGATCGAGGGGCTGACGCGCGACTACGACGTGGTGATCCTGGACCGCTACGTCGCCTCCAACGCGGCCTACAGCGCGGCCCGGCTGCATCAAGACGCCGCCGGCGAGGCGGTGGCCTGGGTGCAGCGGCTGGAATACCAGCGGCTGGGACTGCCCGCGCCGGACTGGCAGGTGCTGCTCGCGGTGCCCACCGAACTGGCCGGACAGCGCGCCCGCAGCCGCGCCGAAGCCGATCCCGGCCGGGCCCGGGACAGCTACGAACGCGACGACGGCCTGCAGCACCGCACCGGTGCGGTGTACGCCCAACTGGCCGCGGCGGGCTGGGGTGGACGGTGGCTGGTCGTCGACGCAGATGTCGATCCGAGCGCTCTGGCCGCCACTCTGGCGTCCTCGAAAGGCTGA
- the ahcY gene encoding adenosylhomocysteinase — MTTTENALTPDVRNGIDFKIADLSLAEFGRKELRIAEHEMPGLMSLRREYAEVQPLKGARISGSLHMTVQTAVLIETLTALGAEVRWASCNIFSTQDHAAAAVVVGPHGTPEEPKGVPVFAWKGETLEEYWWAAEQMLTWPDPDKPANMILDDGGDATMLVLRGMQYEKAGVVPSAEEDDSAEWKIFLDLLRRRFETDKGKWTKIAESVKGVTEETTTGVLRLYQFAAAGDLAFPAINVNDSVTKSKFDNKYGCRHSLIDGINRGTDALIGGKKVLICGYGDVGKGCAESVKGQGARVVVTEVDPINALQALMEGFDVQRVEDVIGDADIVVTATGNKDIITLEHMKAMKDQAILGNIGHFDNEIQMAALERSGATKLNIKPQVDQWTFGDTGKSIIVLSEGRLLNLGNATGHPSFVMSNSFSNQVIAQIELWTKNDEYDNEVYRLPKHLDEKVAKIHVEALGGKLTKLTKEQAEYLGVDVEGPYKPDHYRY, encoded by the coding sequence ATGACGACGACGGAAAATGCGCTGACCCCAGATGTTCGTAACGGCATCGACTTCAAGATCGCCGATCTGTCGCTAGCGGAGTTCGGTCGCAAGGAGCTCCGCATCGCCGAGCACGAGATGCCCGGCCTGATGTCGCTGCGCCGCGAGTACGCCGAGGTGCAACCCCTCAAAGGCGCCCGCATCTCGGGTTCACTGCACATGACCGTGCAGACGGCCGTGCTGATCGAAACCCTCACCGCGCTGGGCGCCGAAGTGCGTTGGGCGTCCTGCAACATCTTCTCCACCCAGGACCACGCCGCGGCAGCCGTCGTCGTCGGCCCGCACGGCACCCCCGAGGAGCCCAAGGGTGTTCCGGTGTTCGCCTGGAAGGGCGAGACGCTCGAGGAGTACTGGTGGGCCGCCGAGCAGATGCTGACCTGGCCCGACCCCGACAAGCCGGCCAACATGATCCTCGACGACGGCGGCGACGCCACCATGCTGGTGCTGCGCGGCATGCAGTACGAGAAGGCCGGCGTGGTGCCATCCGCCGAAGAGGACGACTCGGCGGAGTGGAAGATCTTCCTCGACCTGCTGCGCCGCCGGTTCGAGACCGACAAGGGCAAGTGGACCAAGATCGCCGAGTCCGTCAAGGGCGTCACCGAAGAGACCACCACCGGTGTGCTGCGCCTCTACCAGTTCGCCGCGGCCGGTGACCTGGCCTTCCCGGCGATCAACGTCAACGACTCGGTCACCAAGTCCAAGTTCGACAACAAGTACGGCTGCCGGCACTCCCTGATCGACGGCATCAACCGCGGCACCGACGCCCTGATCGGCGGCAAGAAGGTGCTGATCTGCGGCTACGGCGACGTCGGCAAGGGCTGCGCGGAGTCGGTCAAGGGGCAGGGCGCCCGCGTCGTCGTCACCGAGGTCGACCCCATCAACGCGCTGCAGGCGCTGATGGAAGGTTTCGACGTGCAACGCGTCGAGGACGTCATCGGCGACGCCGACATCGTCGTCACCGCGACCGGCAACAAGGACATCATCACCCTCGAGCACATGAAGGCGATGAAAGACCAGGCGATCCTGGGCAACATCGGCCACTTCGACAACGAGATCCAGATGGCCGCACTGGAGCGCTCCGGCGCCACCAAGCTCAACATCAAGCCGCAGGTGGACCAGTGGACCTTCGGCGACACCGGCAAGTCGATCATCGTGCTCTCCGAGGGCCGGTTGCTCAACCTGGGTAACGCCACCGGCCACCCGTCGTTCGTGATGAGCAACAGCTTCTCCAACCAGGTGATCGCCCAGATCGAGCTGTGGACCAAGAACGACGAGTACGACAACGAGGTCTACCGGCTGCCCAAGCACCTGGACGAGAAGGTGGCCAAGATCCACGTCGAGGCGCTCGGCGGCAAGCTGACCAAGCTGACCAAGGAGCAGGCCGAATACCTCGGTGTCGACGTCGAGGGCCCCTACAAGCCGGACCACTACCGCTACTGA
- a CDS encoding rubredoxin, translated as MSDQANDYKLYQCVQCGFEYDEALGWPEDGIAPGTRWDDIPEDWSCPDCGAAKSDFIMVEVARP; from the coding sequence ATGAGCGACCAGGCCAACGACTACAAGCTGTACCAGTGCGTTCAGTGCGGCTTCGAATACGACGAGGCGCTGGGCTGGCCCGAAGACGGCATCGCGCCCGGCACCCGCTGGGACGACATCCCGGAGGACTGGAGCTGCCCGGACTGCGGCGCGGCCAAGTCCGACTTCATCATGGTCGAGGTGGCTCGGCCGTGA
- a CDS encoding TetR family transcriptional regulator, whose protein sequence is MKRIPYAEASRALLRDSVLDAMRDLLLTRDWSAITLSDVARSAGISRQTIYNEFGSRQGLAQGYALRLADRLVDEVHAALEANVGNIYQSFLQGFRAFFTESAADPLVISLLTGVAKPDLLQLITTDSAPIITRASTRLATAFTQTWVATSDDDANVLSRAIVRLCLSYVSMPPEADHDVAADLARLMTPFAERHGVNIVP, encoded by the coding sequence GTGAAGCGCATTCCTTACGCCGAGGCGTCGCGAGCCCTGCTCCGGGATTCGGTGCTGGATGCGATGCGCGACCTGCTGCTCACCCGCGACTGGTCGGCGATCACCCTGTCCGACGTCGCGCGCTCCGCGGGCATCAGCCGGCAGACCATCTACAACGAGTTCGGCTCCCGGCAGGGCCTGGCGCAGGGCTACGCACTGCGCCTGGCCGACCGCCTGGTCGACGAGGTGCATGCCGCCCTCGAGGCCAACGTCGGCAACATCTACCAATCCTTCCTGCAGGGGTTCCGGGCGTTCTTCACCGAGTCGGCGGCCGATCCGCTGGTGATCTCGCTGCTCACCGGCGTCGCCAAGCCGGACCTGCTGCAGCTCATCACCACCGACAGTGCGCCCATCATCACCCGCGCCTCGACCCGGCTGGCCACCGCTTTCACCCAGACCTGGGTGGCCACCAGCGACGACGACGCCAACGTGCTGTCGCGGGCGATCGTGCGGCTGTGCCTGAGCTACGTGTCGATGCCGCCGGAGGCCGACCACGACGTCGCGGCGGACTTGGCCCGGTTGATGACGCCGTTCGCCGAGCGGCACGGGGTCAACATCGTCCCCTGA